In Actinomycetes bacterium, the following are encoded in one genomic region:
- a CDS encoding ABC transporter ATP-binding protein/permease, with protein MTLPAEKARDFTGSLRRLLRMLRPQRLLITIVMALALGSVFFSVLGPLLLGMATNIVFSGVTGRDLPPGLTQQQAEEQLRAEGQVERADMLASMTLTDGVDFNALARVTVLAAVVYLISAIFSWGQNYIMAGVTQRTIHQLREDVDTKLGRLPLKYFDSQSRGDVLSRVTNDIDNISTTLQQALTQAITSLLTVLGVLLVMIWISPLLALISVLTVPLSFLTTVLIAKRSQRQFVGQWHWTGEVNGVVEEMYTGHELVKVYGHRPRAIAQFDEANEKMFANSFKAQFISGIIQPAMMLISNLNYVAIAVVGGMRVATGAISLGEVQAFIQYSRQFTMPITQLASITNLLQSGIASAERVFQLLDAGEEEPDPQQPTRIGRPRGDVQLTDVDFRYSPDVPLIENLNLHARPGETVAIVGPTGAGKTTVVNLLMRFYEIDGGRISIDGVDTQAMTRDDVRRCFGMVLQDTWLFRGTITANIGYGAIDPTKAQIRAAAEAARADHFICTLPDGYDTELDDEAANLSAGERQLLTIARAFLADPAILILDEATSSVDTRTEVLIQEGMAQLRQDRTSFIIAHRLSTIRDADTIVVMDGGRIVEQGNHEELLAAHGFYYDLYTSQFLASYDQDADTTDANSPG; from the coding sequence ATGACCTTGCCAGCCGAGAAGGCACGTGACTTCACTGGTTCGTTGCGACGACTACTCCGGATGCTCCGGCCCCAGCGACTACTGATCACCATCGTCATGGCCTTGGCACTGGGCAGCGTATTTTTCTCCGTTCTGGGGCCGTTGCTCTTGGGGATGGCTACCAACATCGTGTTTTCCGGCGTCACCGGTCGCGATCTACCGCCGGGATTGACCCAACAGCAAGCCGAAGAGCAACTGCGGGCCGAAGGTCAGGTAGAACGCGCGGACATGCTAGCCAGCATGACGCTCACTGATGGTGTTGATTTCAACGCCTTGGCGCGGGTTACCGTGCTGGCCGCGGTCGTGTATTTAATCAGCGCAATTTTCTCCTGGGGGCAGAACTACATCATGGCCGGCGTCACGCAACGCACCATTCATCAATTGCGGGAAGACGTCGACACCAAGCTGGGCCGACTGCCGTTGAAGTATTTCGATAGTCAATCTCGCGGTGATGTATTGAGCCGGGTGACGAACGACATCGACAACATTTCCACCACCCTGCAGCAGGCGCTGACACAAGCCATCACCAGTCTGCTGACCGTATTGGGCGTACTGCTGGTCATGATCTGGATCAGTCCACTGCTGGCACTGATCTCGGTGCTGACAGTGCCGCTATCCTTCCTGACTACAGTGCTGATCGCCAAGCGCTCCCAACGACAGTTCGTGGGGCAATGGCATTGGACAGGTGAAGTCAACGGAGTCGTGGAAGAGATGTACACCGGCCACGAGCTGGTCAAGGTGTACGGCCACCGACCCCGGGCGATCGCGCAGTTCGATGAGGCCAACGAAAAAATGTTTGCTAATAGTTTCAAGGCCCAGTTCATCTCCGGCATCATCCAGCCCGCGATGATGCTGATTTCCAACCTGAACTATGTGGCGATTGCCGTCGTCGGTGGGATGCGGGTGGCCACCGGAGCTATCTCGTTGGGCGAGGTCCAAGCCTTCATCCAATACTCCCGGCAGTTCACGATGCCGATCACCCAACTAGCCAGCATCACGAACTTGTTGCAGTCTGGGATTGCCTCCGCCGAGCGAGTTTTCCAGCTACTGGATGCTGGTGAAGAGGAGCCCGACCCCCAGCAGCCGACGCGTATCGGTCGACCCCGAGGGGATGTGCAACTCACCGATGTGGACTTCCGCTACTCCCCCGACGTGCCGCTGATCGAGAACCTCAATCTGCATGCTCGCCCTGGCGAGACGGTAGCGATCGTTGGACCTACAGGTGCCGGGAAAACGACAGTCGTCAATTTGCTGATGCGGTTCTACGAGATTGATGGAGGCCGAATTTCCATCGACGGTGTCGATACCCAGGCCATGACTCGAGACGATGTCCGCCGGTGTTTCGGAATGGTGCTGCAAGACACCTGGCTGTTCCGCGGCACCATCACCGCGAATATCGGCTACGGCGCTATCGATCCCACCAAGGCGCAGATCCGTGCCGCCGCAGAGGCCGCCCGAGCCGATCACTTCATCTGCACCTTGCCTGACGGCTACGACACCGAACTGGATGATGAGGCCGCAAATCTATCCGCAGGTGAGCGGCAACTCCTCACCATCGCGCGCGCCTTCCTAGCCGACCCTGCCATTCTCATCTTGGACGAAGCCACGAGTTCGGTGGACACTCGCACTGAGGTGTTGATTCAGGAGGGCATGGCTCAACTGCGACAGGATCGCACGAGCTTCATCATTGCCCATCGGCTCAGCACTATTCGCGATGCCGACACCATTGTGGTCATGGATGGCGGCCGTATCGTCGAGCAAGGCAATCACGAGGAACTGCTCGCCGCCCACGGGTTCTACTACGACTTGTACACCAGTCAGTTCCTAGCGAGCTACGACCAAGACGCAGACACCACTGACGCAAACTCACCTGGGTAG
- a CDS encoding TIGR00725 family protein: MGVIGPGLGADEADVAWAEEVGGLLAQRGCSVVNGGLDGVMAAVSRGAASHGGLVIGILPGEDRSAGNDHLTFALPTGLGEMRNALVVRASDAVICIGGSWGTWSEVALAIRTGVPIVQLGGWQAPEPGPQLTGSPGEAVEVAVTLAQKRI, translated from the coding sequence ATTGGCGTCATCGGCCCGGGGCTCGGTGCCGACGAGGCCGATGTCGCTTGGGCAGAAGAAGTCGGTGGACTGCTCGCCCAGCGAGGTTGCTCGGTCGTGAACGGTGGTCTCGATGGGGTGATGGCCGCGGTCTCCCGGGGAGCGGCGAGCCACGGTGGCCTGGTGATTGGAATCCTTCCTGGTGAGGATCGCTCGGCGGGCAATGACCACCTCACCTTCGCGTTGCCCACCGGACTGGGTGAGATGCGCAACGCCTTGGTGGTCCGTGCCAGCGACGCGGTGATCTGTATTGGGGGTAGTTGGGGTACCTGGAGCGAAGTGGCTCTGGCTATCCGGACCGGGGTGCCAATCGTCCAACTGGGTGGCTGGCAGGCGCCCGAGCCAGGACCGCAGTTGACAGGCTCACCCGGTGAGGCTGTCGAGGTAGCGGTGACGTTGGCGCAGAAGCGGATTTAG
- a CDS encoding ABC transporter ATP-binding protein/permease, with protein MIGFLRSYLRPYRTAITIVIVLIAIQSLTNLYLPFLNADIINDGVITGDIGYILEVGATMLGLTLALGVVSVIAVYFSARTAMGFGRDVRKSLFRSVESLSLREVNEFGAPSLITRNTNDVQQVQMLVLVGLTILISAPLTAIGGVIMALRTNLQLSALLLVIVPIMAVVIGAIVSRAVPLFRSVQTKIDTINAVLRENLSGIRVIRAFVRTRSEEERFEAANDDLTDTSLRVARLFALMMPLLMLVFNISSVAVIWFGGGLVDSGEIQIGDLTAFLAYIMQILFSVMMAVMLMTMVPRAAASAERIQEVLATQPEIVDPESPVTPAQHAGEIELREVEFRYAGAQEPVLCHVSFTIRPGQVTAIVGGTGSGKTTLVNLLTRLYDVTGGAILVDGVDIREQAQEELWSRFGLVPQKAFLFRGTVASNIRFGAENASDAQLWQALQIAQADSFVSQMPDGIDSEIDQGGTNVSGGQRQRLAIARALVRQAPVYVFDDSFSALDYATDARLRAALRSQTAEAAVVVVAQRISTIRDADQIVVLDEGTVAGIGRHEELMQDCPTYSEIVLSQLTETEATR; from the coding sequence GTGATCGGCTTCCTGCGCTCGTATCTGCGCCCCTACCGCACTGCGATCACCATTGTCATTGTCCTGATCGCCATCCAGTCGCTGACCAACCTCTACTTGCCTTTTCTCAACGCCGACATCATCAACGACGGTGTGATTACCGGTGATATCGGCTACATCCTGGAAGTAGGCGCGACCATGCTCGGCCTAACCCTGGCCCTGGGCGTGGTCTCAGTGATCGCGGTTTACTTCAGTGCGCGCACGGCCATGGGCTTCGGCCGCGACGTCCGCAAGTCGCTATTCCGCTCGGTGGAGTCGCTGTCGCTGCGCGAAGTCAACGAGTTCGGTGCCCCCTCGCTCATTACCCGCAATACTAACGATGTCCAACAGGTTCAGATGCTGGTCCTAGTGGGACTCACCATCTTGATCTCCGCGCCACTGACTGCCATTGGCGGCGTGATCATGGCGCTGCGCACCAACCTGCAGCTGTCCGCTCTACTGTTGGTGATCGTGCCGATCATGGCGGTGGTTATCGGAGCCATCGTGTCCCGCGCCGTGCCACTATTTCGTTCCGTTCAGACGAAAATCGACACCATCAACGCAGTCTTGCGGGAAAACCTGTCGGGCATTCGGGTCATCCGCGCGTTTGTGCGCACCCGCAGTGAGGAGGAACGCTTTGAGGCGGCAAACGACGATCTCACTGACACCTCACTGCGGGTGGCGCGACTGTTCGCGCTGATGATGCCGCTGTTAATGCTGGTCTTCAATATCTCCTCGGTGGCGGTGATCTGGTTTGGCGGCGGCCTGGTGGACAGCGGCGAGATTCAGATCGGTGATCTGACGGCGTTCCTGGCGTACATCATGCAGATCCTGTTCAGCGTGATGATGGCGGTGATGCTGATGACTATGGTGCCGCGGGCAGCAGCCTCAGCTGAACGCATCCAGGAAGTACTCGCCACTCAACCGGAGATCGTCGACCCGGAATCCCCCGTCACACCAGCCCAGCATGCTGGTGAAATCGAACTGCGGGAGGTGGAGTTTCGCTATGCCGGTGCGCAAGAACCGGTGCTGTGTCATGTCTCGTTCACTATCCGACCGGGTCAGGTGACGGCGATTGTTGGCGGAACTGGGTCGGGAAAAACGACCCTAGTCAATCTGCTGACCCGGCTATACGACGTGACCGGTGGCGCAATCCTGGTCGACGGTGTCGATATCCGAGAGCAAGCTCAAGAAGAGTTATGGTCGCGGTTCGGTCTGGTCCCGCAGAAAGCGTTCCTGTTCCGGGGAACTGTTGCCAGTAACATTCGTTTCGGCGCCGAGAATGCCAGCGATGCACAACTATGGCAGGCATTGCAGATCGCGCAGGCGGACAGTTTCGTCTCGCAGATGCCAGATGGGATCGACTCCGAAATCGACCAGGGAGGTACCAATGTCTCCGGTGGTCAACGGCAGCGACTGGCCATCGCGCGAGCGCTCGTGCGGCAGGCACCTGTCTACGTTTTCGATGACAGTTTCTCCGCGCTGGACTACGCCACCGATGCTCGCCTCCGCGCGGCCTTGCGAAGCCAGACCGCCGAAGCCGCGGTGGTGGTCGTGGCGCAACGGATTAGCACCATCCGCGATGCCGACCAGATCGTGGTGCTTGATGAGGGCACAGTGGCTGGCATCGGCCGTCACGAAGAGTTGATGCAGGACTGCCCCACCTACTCCGAGATCGTGCTGTCACAGCTGACCGAGACGGAGGCCACCCGATGA
- a CDS encoding M15 family metallopeptidase — protein sequence MRALTHHGGRWLQFLLLAMLLVGLVAPVTYVANQAAASGDSRALPTSEPDRPTFHAEVSRLDRATRRGMRPAVWRKGCPVPLRKLRTVQVSHWDFVGDVQTGTLVVHRRAVRDVKGIMAELFELDFPIRRIVPIEAYGGSDFDSIEAGNTSAFNCRRVTGGSNWSRHAYGLAIDINPLENPYVLNGRTSHKDSRPFVNRRPLRPGMFGGRAPEVAVFEGRGWEWGGRWRSPKDYQHFSLAPR from the coding sequence ATGCGGGCGCTCACACACCACGGTGGACGCTGGCTGCAATTTCTCCTGCTGGCCATGCTGCTGGTGGGCCTGGTCGCGCCGGTGACATACGTCGCGAACCAGGCGGCCGCCAGTGGCGACTCCCGAGCGCTGCCGACCAGTGAACCGGACCGGCCAACTTTCCATGCTGAGGTCAGCCGATTGGATCGAGCGACTCGGCGGGGCATGCGGCCAGCGGTCTGGCGAAAGGGCTGCCCGGTGCCGTTACGGAAACTTCGGACGGTGCAGGTCAGTCACTGGGACTTCGTCGGCGACGTTCAGACCGGGACGTTGGTGGTGCATCGCCGCGCAGTTCGGGATGTGAAAGGGATCATGGCGGAGCTGTTCGAGTTGGATTTTCCGATTCGACGGATCGTTCCGATCGAGGCTTATGGCGGCAGTGATTTCGATTCCATTGAAGCGGGCAACACCAGTGCATTCAACTGTCGTCGGGTCACCGGCGGCAGTAACTGGTCGCGGCACGCCTACGGTTTGGCGATTGATATCAACCCGCTGGAGAACCCGTACGTACTGAACGGTCGCACCTCTCACAAAGACAGCCGCCCGTTCGTAAACCGCCGCCCGTTGCGGCCCGGGATGTTTGGTGGCCGTGCCCCAGAAGTTGCAGTCTTTGAGGGACGTGGCTGGGAGTGGGGTGGCCGTTGGCGCAGCCCGAAGGACTATCAGCACTTTTCATTAGCGCCGCGCTAG
- a CDS encoding sigma-70 family RNA polymerase sigma factor: protein MGSHPAVDDGGIVDTLHSDPNEGFTLLYQAYAERLFAYCTTVLRDRDSAADASHDCLVAAVTKIDTLRSAERLRPWLFAIARNECFKILRNQGKVVTDEEAIEMQSTAPDMSAGVSSSESQQLVYEALQSLSPGDRDVLALALRNDLDAAQVAEAMAVSPNEVRARLSRARSSLNGAVSALVLLRDKNQDCPELQEIVAGAGAELTPLLRKRISRHIKECDQCRDSSHTKALSYVSAFTLPLVLVLPKGFEARAAESAHEALSQIGDGATEIGTTGAGSDGTVPIDAGGASLGDGGGASQVAAAAGASAGKKVAAVLMASGLGAAAVFAITVWVPGGTEPQPLPQAQSPSIDDLLESAPRITVEPGAPQQQQGSAQRGERGQRGNDSEQQGTDANQPGGDGGTGGQVAGNSQSGGSGGGGGNGDSGGGGGNGGSGGGSGGNGGSGGESGGSTTGNSGGSSGGGNAGGGTTGGSGTEDTGDATSGNGDTGNTTGGGKETAEPTPQIAPVTNITVAAQPGSTAGCPAPKWSLSAATSGGPVASVVVVYSGAANGKVQLSGGGGKWYGSLALPQGIYKFYAVAYGEAGNQIQSGTTGGSIKCPPPETTIKQSAEPSPNLTLKAPDPRFTQDPALKQ, encoded by the coding sequence ATGGGTTCGCATCCTGCAGTTGATGACGGCGGCATCGTCGATACGCTGCACTCCGACCCCAATGAGGGCTTCACACTGCTTTACCAAGCGTATGCGGAACGACTGTTCGCCTACTGCACCACCGTGTTGCGAGACCGGGACTCAGCGGCTGATGCCAGTCACGACTGCTTGGTGGCGGCCGTGACCAAAATTGACACCCTTCGCTCCGCCGAACGACTGCGGCCGTGGCTGTTCGCGATTGCCCGCAACGAATGTTTCAAGATCCTGCGCAATCAGGGCAAGGTCGTGACCGATGAGGAGGCGATTGAGATGCAATCAACCGCCCCCGACATGTCGGCTGGGGTTTCCTCGTCTGAATCGCAGCAGCTGGTGTACGAGGCGCTGCAGTCGCTGTCGCCGGGAGATCGTGACGTCCTGGCGCTGGCGCTGCGCAACGACCTCGACGCAGCACAGGTGGCTGAAGCCATGGCGGTCAGTCCCAACGAAGTGAGGGCTCGGCTGTCACGCGCCCGTAGTTCGCTGAACGGTGCCGTCAGTGCGCTGGTATTGCTGCGAGACAAGAATCAGGATTGCCCGGAACTGCAGGAGATTGTGGCTGGCGCCGGAGCTGAACTCACTCCGCTGCTGCGCAAGCGCATCTCCCGGCACATCAAAGAGTGCGATCAATGTCGCGACAGTAGTCACACCAAGGCGCTCTCCTACGTCTCGGCCTTCACGCTGCCGCTGGTGTTGGTACTGCCGAAAGGCTTCGAGGCACGCGCGGCGGAGTCTGCTCACGAAGCACTGAGCCAGATCGGCGACGGGGCAACAGAAATTGGAACCACCGGTGCCGGTTCCGACGGAACTGTTCCAATCGATGCTGGCGGCGCCTCACTAGGCGACGGCGGCGGGGCAAGTCAGGTCGCAGCTGCGGCAGGGGCGAGCGCAGGCAAGAAGGTCGCGGCGGTTCTGATGGCATCGGGTCTCGGGGCGGCGGCCGTCTTTGCCATTACGGTGTGGGTTCCTGGCGGCACCGAGCCACAACCGTTGCCGCAGGCGCAGTCGCCGTCGATTGACGATCTACTCGAGAGCGCCCCCCGGATCACGGTTGAACCTGGCGCGCCCCAGCAGCAGCAAGGTTCGGCCCAGCGTGGCGAACGAGGGCAGCGGGGCAATGACTCAGAACAGCAGGGAACTGATGCCAACCAACCGGGCGGTGACGGCGGTACCGGTGGCCAGGTAGCTGGCAATAGTCAGTCCGGTGGCTCCGGTGGCGGCGGCGGTAATGGTGACTCCGGCGGTGGCGGCGGTAATGGTGGCTCCGGTGGCGGCAGCGGGGGTAACGGTGGCTCCGGTGGGGAGTCTGGCGGCAGTACTACCGGAAACAGCGGCGGCAGCAGTGGCGGCGGTAACGCTGGTGGCGGAACCACTGGCGGCTCGGGAACGGAAGATACCGGGGATGCCACAAGCGGCAACGGCGATACCGGCAACACAACCGGCGGTGGGAAAGAGACTGCTGAACCAACCCCGCAGATTGCCCCCGTTACGAATATCACCGTGGCCGCTCAGCCCGGTTCTACCGCCGGATGCCCCGCTCCCAAATGGTCGCTGAGTGCCGCTACCAGCGGTGGCCCGGTAGCCAGCGTGGTGGTGGTGTACTCAGGCGCGGCCAACGGCAAAGTGCAACTGTCGGGCGGTGGTGGAAAGTGGTACGGCTCCTTGGCGCTGCCGCAGGGGATCTATAAGTTTTACGCGGTTGCCTACGGCGAGGCAGGTAATCAGATCCAGTCCGGGACCACTGGCGGATCGATCAAGTGTCCCCCACCCGAGACAACTATCAAGCAGTCAGCTGAGCCCAGCCCCAACCTGACGTTGAAGGCGCCTGATCCCAGGTTCACCCAAGACCCAGCGCTCAAGCAGTAG
- a CDS encoding WS/DGAT domain-containing protein — protein MAERRLSPADAAWLYSEWGRNNQTVSAVAWTKSLVDPDQFRDIVQQRIVDTFPTFSRRLRSSRNPLYLPSWEDDPEFDLAHHLEVVELDPPGDKEQLRAIVSEQRGQLLDRDRPLWKIYQFQNYQGGTAFHCRIQHSIADGWSLVRVVLSLADEDENLERPETVHKERQRKRDVLSSAVAPAVDAVSSLGEKVRRIPAMIAGDDEGDTLTIDLDPSNFAEFGSDVAEQIADGWNQISDRVGKIGQTAGTAVEGAKAAWDFATPTLPGSTMLHGKVSGNKMVDWNEPRPLQPIKDAGRAAGATINDVLLAALTNALRKYLVNHNDLTVADLLTSVPVSLRKPGEPLPKQLGNRFGLIPVLLPVGIADAMDQLAEVKARLDELKVSPMPVVSFGLMSVTALGTAEVERTIHKLNQMHSIGVTTNVPGPRHPIYICGSQVLGMWGMGGVSGNMNLSFGIFTLDGELNFSVHSDAGITNDPEMILRYFDESVDELLDRTGVTA, from the coding sequence ATGGCTGAGCGCAGACTATCCCCGGCAGACGCGGCGTGGCTCTACAGCGAATGGGGCCGCAACAATCAGACGGTCTCGGCAGTGGCGTGGACCAAGTCACTGGTCGACCCAGACCAATTCCGCGATATCGTACAGCAGCGGATCGTCGATACCTTTCCCACGTTCAGCCGCCGGCTTCGTAGCTCTCGGAATCCGCTCTATCTGCCGTCATGGGAGGACGATCCGGAATTTGATCTCGCCCATCACCTAGAGGTGGTTGAGCTTGACCCACCGGGAGACAAAGAGCAGCTGCGCGCCATAGTCAGTGAGCAACGGGGGCAGTTGTTGGATCGGGATCGTCCGCTGTGGAAGATCTACCAGTTTCAGAACTATCAAGGTGGGACGGCCTTTCATTGCCGGATCCAGCATTCGATCGCCGACGGTTGGTCGTTGGTGCGAGTCGTGCTCTCGCTGGCCGATGAAGACGAGAATCTCGAGCGGCCGGAGACCGTCCACAAGGAGCGGCAGCGCAAACGTGACGTGCTGTCCAGCGCTGTTGCGCCAGCGGTGGACGCGGTGTCCTCCCTCGGTGAGAAGGTGCGGCGAATCCCCGCGATGATCGCTGGTGACGACGAGGGAGACACCCTCACCATCGACCTTGACCCCAGCAACTTCGCGGAGTTCGGCAGTGATGTCGCCGAGCAGATCGCTGATGGCTGGAATCAAATCAGCGATCGGGTAGGGAAGATTGGCCAAACCGCGGGGACCGCCGTCGAAGGCGCCAAGGCCGCCTGGGACTTTGCCACGCCGACACTGCCGGGATCGACCATGCTGCATGGCAAGGTATCCGGCAACAAGATGGTGGATTGGAACGAGCCGCGACCGTTGCAGCCCATCAAGGATGCCGGGCGTGCCGCTGGAGCCACCATCAATGACGTGTTGTTGGCCGCCCTGACCAATGCGCTGCGCAAGTATTTGGTCAACCACAATGATCTGACGGTGGCGGATCTCCTCACCTCGGTGCCAGTGAGTTTGCGCAAACCTGGTGAACCGTTGCCCAAGCAGTTGGGAAACCGATTTGGCCTCATTCCAGTGTTGCTGCCAGTTGGTATTGCCGATGCCATGGACCAACTAGCAGAGGTGAAAGCCCGACTCGACGAGTTGAAGGTGTCGCCGATGCCAGTGGTGTCCTTCGGGCTGATGTCGGTGACGGCGTTGGGAACTGCCGAGGTCGAGCGGACCATTCATAAGTTAAACCAGATGCACTCAATCGGCGTGACTACCAACGTGCCCGGGCCACGGCACCCGATCTACATTTGTGGCTCGCAGGTGCTCGGCATGTGGGGGATGGGTGGGGTCTCCGGCAATATGAATTTGTCGTTCGGCATCTTCACCCTCGACGGGGAGTTGAATTTTTCCGTGCACAGTGATGCCGGCATTACGAATGATCCCGAGATGATCCTGCGCTATTTCGATGAGTCGGTAGACGAACTCTTGGACCGGACCGGAGTGACTGCTTGA